The Oncorhynchus nerka isolate Pitt River linkage group LG12, Oner_Uvic_2.0, whole genome shotgun sequence genome contains the following window.
GGAGGGTCATGCGTTTTGAATTTCAGTCATGGGGAGGAGGgttttgtattttttaattttttatttattctgGGGGAGGGTCATGCAATATGTAATAGATGAAATGTcatatttctcagtgttttgaGAATTATTTGCTTAATATAGTATCTCGATGTGTGCCCGATTATGCCCCACATCCCTGATTCTCTGCTTGGTGTGAAATTATCAAGTACTCCTAGTGTAGTCTCAATaaaatgatccatagcctatacCCCACAAATTCAagtctggacctcgaagccagttccactgcattgttCTCCTCCTAaacagggactgatttagacctgggacaccaggtgtgtgaaaTGTAATTACCAGGTAGAATAGAGATCCAGCAGGCTCCGGATCTCATAGGGTAAGGGTTGAGTACTACCCTTGGCCTATACTACAGGCTATAAGGAGAGCATGCTTGGACAAGCACAGGGCAAAGTTATGTTTCTAAGAAAATATACTTCCCAAGTTTTTGTGCTGCTGGGATGATGTATATTGAACTACACTGCAATGGGATAGACATTCTGAATTATGAGCCCCGGCTTGCCCTGCTCTGGCTGATGTAAACCCTGTCGTGCTGCCTAACCAATGACTGTGGTGTGTATGGTGGCATTTCAGGAGGCCAGTCAAGGCTTCTTCAgataatacatttttatttgtaaaaAGAATGCAATATCTGTGCAAGCGACTAGGCCTACTGATGTCCTGTTCAGTTTGAGAGGTAGAACACTTAGATTAGGACTGGAGGTAATCTTGCTAATGCTATAATTGATTTTAATAAAATCAATATGTTTGGTTTCCTAATGAAACTATTTGTCAGAGTTACTGACCTTTTACAATAAGCCATATTCGAGTCATTTACATAACTTACATTATTATGAAGCGACAGCAGCGCATGGGTGTTGGGTAGGTTCATTCGAgaaggcctaattcatttatACCGTTTTTGATTTGACTTTAGGCTAATaacaagagggctttgtgttggagactatttcttcctattcAAGAAAAAagaggtaggcctacctgtttgacagacgAAATTATAGTCTACTATCCATTGTCAACCAATTCCTTCAGTCACCATGTACTCCTTAAATATCTGCGTCATTGAAGAGCTTGGTGTGTTAAATTAACACCAGGGCTCGAATTGAGGGGGTATGCGAGGGTATTGTGGCTTTTGTTAAAGAAAATGGCTAAAAGCATAGGACCGGATTTATATAAAGCGATCTACATATAACAACGCTTTAGTCCGCAAAGCTTTATGCTAGAAACAACCTGTAAAATGCAGGGGGAAGGCGTGACTCCGATGCACGTGGGATGTCTTTGGTTTGTCTCTATGACATTGACAGACAAAAAAAGACTTTGCTCGGGAAGGAATGTGtgattctgtcactatcaattgaCGTTCGACATTTCAACAGGCTATTAAACAACATAATAATTCTAAATCAGTCAGAAGCAAGCCAGGTAGCCTAAGAAGAACAACAATtaattatttaggctatattatgATTTCAAAGCTATAGCCTGCCTATACATTTTGCATTTAGGCTGTATACAAAAAAAATATTCCTTACTATTGAATAATAAAACTAAATGCCTTTATTCTACAGTGCAGTCATTTTAACAGTACCTTTTGAATTCACTTTTAGAAACATGAGTTTGGCCGGTCTTTGGTTTGAGGATCATGCAGTGAGCTATGCATGCCTAGTTTGTTCATTTAGAATACTGTAGCAGATGCTCTTGTATTCCCATGCCCtaatcacagacaacacaaaactATTTTGTAACAACAATGGCATGGAATAAAATAGAATAAATAAGAACATTATTTCCCAAATGAAAAAAAGTTACAAGTGCATATCGCTTTTTCTTGAATTCATTAATGATCAGTTGCTTCAGTTGTAACTGGTTCTGTTGCACTACATTTCTACAATTAATCGATAACTTTAGCACTTTTCCTATCATCATTTTTAACAATACCCTGAATAGAAATGAAAACGTCTCCGGTGCTGCAGCATGCGCTCATTTGTTGTCATGCTCTTTTGTGGTGTTAAAAAAAGATTCTGCTTGTCTCCAGtcgtgtagaattgcatgaaatgcattTATAAAAGGCATGTTTTTCTCAGCCCGAAAATAAGAGATTCAAGCAGTGTTTTTATTATAATGTATATCTTTTCACCCCTACCATTGTGTGCGGTGGTCTGCGAATCCACAACCTTCTGGCTACTTATAAAACGAAGAACAGTTTCTTAAACTGCATATCTAAGGCTCTGGCCTGTCCTATGATTGAGGGTAAATGGTAGgcatgttctctgctatccacttaATGTTTTAATTATTATTGTGGGTATAGGGGTTggtcacttgtttttttttacgttCAGGGAGGGTCGGGTAATATATTTTACTGAAGGGAGGGACATTCATTTTCATTTAAGTCCGATTTTTCTCCATTTATCCCTCATAAATAACGTACAGTCCCTTACACCTTCTCAGTAGCTGTGCGTGTAACAGTGTCTGGTAGGTTTGACACATGGTGAATGAAGGTGATCCACAGGGTCCAGTGGTGTGCCCTCTCTTTCTCAGACATAGGCGTCCTGGCCGTAGGAAGTGGCAGCCTGACTCCGTGATGGTGCAACTCCAGAGTACACTCTGCCCCTGGGCTCGTACGGTCTGAggaagggaaagaagagaggaagaatgGGTGAGGACACATAGATGTGGATCAGGaaggatacagacacacacatacatacacacagtatcCACCGAACTCACTGTTTCTCAGACGTGCCCAGTTTGCAGGCACATGTCAAACATGACCCTCCAGTGAGAGCAAGAACAGCCGAGCACCAGCCAATGTAGAGGCCCTCTCCGATTTCATACCTGCAACACACAGTACGTCCTACAGTAAATCAAGTTCATAAACAGGCTTTGGAAGTGAGACTGCTCTTCTGTCTAAAATAcagcagagggcagcagtagCCTCATTACTGCAGTTGGAATAGGCCAACAGTCTCCTCTCACTTACTTTATCCCGGGATAGAATGGGTTAAAAAAGTCCTGGGTGATGTTGAAAGCATACCAAGACACTGAGATCATTGTGCACAGGCCTGAGAGAGAAATTGCGAGAGAGCGAGAAGTTAATTGTGCACAAATTGAGATTTGGCAGCTATAACACATAGAAACAGTAATTATAGTAAACTTGAGCATGCCCAGTTACCTTGAAGAAAGAAAAGCACACCACCAACGCCAACTATTCTACCCTTTAGAACCATGTCCTCTCCGGCCGCTTTAGAACACTGTACCCCGACCAGGGTGGCGACGAGCCCGATAGATCCAAAAACGACCGCTGCAATCATCAATGCTCGAGACGCCTGGATGTATCCTGcttaaaaataaagacaaattgTACAATCAATATTTAATAGGGCTATTATATGTTTTTTTAATATActgtaataataaatacaatgaTTATCAAATTGGTTTCCTATGTGATTTGTACAGAATCATATTGAGTAATGCACATTTTAATTGGCACACTTGAAACTAATAATTATGATAAATATTTAAGGATATGATGTATTGAAACAGCCTTCTGTTTTGTTGAGTAGGGAAGGTAAATTGGCACAATCAAATACCAGAATTGTGTAGTATTGAACAAATTATTTGGCAGATTTTTATCTTAACCAATTACATCTTGATTCCACCTAAATGGATTGATTATTTATGTCGTTCTTGGATAATCATATGTTTAACCACAAAGGAAAAAGGTCAAAGTATTGCCTATGGGCCTTTACATAGTTTAACTACAACAAAACAATATCAAACATCACAGGCAATAAATGGATTTACTCTTCAAACATTGTTGCTTAATTTCTCTATTGCAATTGttctattttttttattgacaAAGATTCCTATTATCTTGTGGTGCACTTGCCGTTCAGGGCCAGTAGAGAGGGGAACTCGCGGCAGTTGTGGACACCAGTTGAGTCCGTGGCACAGGACATCCATAGGTTCTCATAGATGTTCGAGGTAATGATGACGTTCCCGTCATCCGTTGAAACCTTCCAGTAACGGTTCGGTATAGCTATCCCCACCATCACCCATCCTATGAACCCAAGCAGCAAGCAAACAACCTCCAGTATAGGATCCATTTAGATTGGTCAAGTAATTGGTGTAAATAAAAACAGaaggagaaagaaaagagagaaaaaaataggATATCCTATCGTTAGCTTGTAAAATATAAGCATATAGCTCCACAGGATGAAATTCTGTTGAGTGTCTGCTCCCCTTCTTGGTCACGATTGTGTCAGGTTGTCAATGAGCAACAGACATGCTCAGTGATTTATCGTTGCCTACCTGTGTTCTCTCCCACAccctcataaacacacacacacacagacacacacacacttgtatttGCTACATCATGGGGAAACATGTCTGGGAGGTGCCTGACAGGGACTTTCTCAAATGGTCTAGGGACATGATCCAAACTGATACACGTTTCTTGTGCTTCTGCAATCTTAGAAATTGCTTGAAATATCAAGATATTATCATATTAACCACACCTGACATTTCACATCCTGCTGAGTACTTGTCAGATAATCCACCCTAATGAGGACCAGTGATGTCATTACTATTTGCATTTCAAAGTGTGACATCACTGTGGTACTGCAGGGGACCAAGCTTCTGGTGTGTCTTTGCATTGCGTTTAATGGTTTACAACATTCTAGAGGTCgacagattatgatttttcaacgccgataccgatttattggaggaccaaaaaagctgggcgattttttaatattttttatttgtaataatgacaattacaacaatactgaattaacacttaacATAATAcagaaataaaatcaatttagcctcaaataatgaaacatgttcaatttggttcaaataatgcaaaaacaaagtgttggagaagaaagtaaaagtacaatatgtgctatgtaagaaagctaacgtttcagttccttgctcagaacatgagaacatatgaaagctggtggttccttttaacatgagtcttcaatacaCCCAGgcaagaagttttaggttgtagttattataggactatttccctctataccatttgtatttcattaacctttgactattggatgttcttataggcacttgtAGGcactagtattgccagtgtaacagtatagctttcgtccctctcctcgctcctccctgggctcgaaccagcaacacaacgacaacatccaccatcgaagcagcgttacccatgcagagtaaggggaacaactactagaaggctcagagcgagtgacgtttgaaacgctattagcgtgcggtaactagctagccatttcacttcagttacaccagcctcatctcgggagttgataggcttgaagtcataaacagcgcaatgcttgacgcacaacgaagagctgctggcaaaacgcacaaaagtgctgtttaaatgaatgtttacacgcctgcttctgcctaccaccgctcagtcagatacttagatacttgtatgcttgtatgctcagtctgattatatgcaacgcaggactcgctagataatatctagtaatatcatcaaccatgtgtagttaactagtgattatgattgattgttttttataagataagtttaatgctagctagcaatttaccttggcttactgcattcgcgtaaaacaggcagtctccttgtggagtgcaacgagagagaggcaggttgttattgcgttggactagttaactgtaaggttgcaagattggttcccctgaactgacaaggtgaaattttgtcgttctgcccctgaacaaggcagttaatccaccgttcctaggccgtcattgaaaataagaatgtgttcttaactgacttgcctagttaaattaaggtataAAAAAATTGGCaaatcggtgcccaaaaatacagatttccgattgttatgaaaacttgaaatcggccctaattaatcggccattccgattaatcggtcgacctctacaacATTCTCATGTTTTTAAACCCATAGGGGATAGTGGCCTAGAGGTGTGGAGAATGGTTATTTAGGGAAGCTTTCACGCTCTAGCAAACAAAGGGATATGAGGGGTGCTCGACAACTAGACATATACTGAAGATGTTCactgatacatttttttaaagacatAATTGGATGGTGTTCAAGCACTCAACAATCAGAATATTGAGGAATTTATGCATTCATATTGCACTCACTTCATTCCTCCTGAGGACAGATGGACATCCTTGTATATCTTATAACCCTTTTATTTTGAAGGGTCATGGCACCACTACAGGACTCCAATTGCTTCCAATTACCCTAGGCCATGCCCCTTCCCTCCACACCGATTCCCACTCCCTAATCACCTCTCCTCTACTTTTTACTCCAGGTCACGCCCCTTCCCTCCACTCCCTAATCGCCTCTCCTCTACTTTTTACTCCAGGTCACGCCCCTTCCCTCCACTCCCTAATCGCCTCTCCTCTACTTTTTACTCCAGGTCACGCCCCTTCCCTCCACTCCCTAATCGCCTCTCCTCTACTTTTTACCCCAGGTCACaccccttccctccactcccTAATCGCCTCTCCTCTACTTTTTATCCCAGGTCACGCCCCTTCCCTCCACACTGATTCCCACTCCCTAAtcacctctcctctacctttttgagtgccagcagcataccaacTTGCAtctcactgctggcttgcttctgaagctaagcagggttggtcctggtcactccctggatgggagaccagatgctgctggaagtggtgttggagggccagtaggaggcactctttcctctggtctaaaaaatatcccaattccacagggcagtgattggggatgctgtcttttggatgggatgttaaatgggtgtcctgactctctaaggtcattaaagatcccaagtcacttattgtaagagtaggggtgttacccctggtgtcctggctaaattcccaagctgtccttcataccatcatggtcacctaatcatccccagcttacaattgccTCATtcttccctgtaactattccccaggtttttgctgtaaatgagaatgtgttcttagTACCCCAGGTCACGCCACTTCCCTCCACTCCCTAATCACCTCTCCTCTACTTTTTACCCCAGGTCACACCACTTCCCTCCACTCCCTAATCACATCTCATCTACTTTTTACCCTAGGTCACACCACTTCCCTCCACTCCCTAATCACATCTCATCTACTTTTTACCCCAGGTCACACCACTTCCCTCCACTCCCTAATCACCTCTCATCTACTTTTTACCCCAGGTCACACCACTTCCCTCCACTCCCTAATCACATCTCATCTACTTTTTACCCCAGGTCACGTCACTTCCCTCCACTCCCTAATCACATCTCCTCTACTTTTTACCCCAGGTCACACCACTTCCCTCCACTCCCTAATCACATCTCATCTACTTTTTACCCCAGGTcactccccttccctccactcccTAATCACATCTCATCTACTTTTTACCCCAGGTCACGCCACTTCCCTCCACTCCCTAATCACCTCTCCTCTACTTTTTACCCCAGGTCACACCACTTCCCTCCACTCCCTAATCACCTCTCCTCTACTTTTTACCCCAGGTCACACCACTTCCCTCCACTCCCTAATCACCTCTCCTCTACTTTTTACCCCAGGTCACGCCCCTTCCCTCCACTCCCTAATCACCTCTCCTCTACTTTTTACCCCAGGTCACACCACTTCCCTCCACTCCCTAATCACCTCTCCTCTACTTTTTACCTCAGGTCACACCACTTCCCTCCACTCCCTAATCACCTCTCCTCTACTTTTTACCCCAGGTCACACCACTTCCCTCCACTCCCTAATCACCTCTCCTCTACTTTTTACCCCAGGTCACACCACTTC
Protein-coding sequences here:
- the LOC115138056 gene encoding claudin-15-like, coding for MDPILEVVCLLLGFIGWVMVGIAIPNRYWKVSTDDGNVIITSNIYENLWMSCATDSTGVHNCREFPSLLALNGYIQASRALMIAAVVFGSIGLVATLVGVQCSKAAGEDMVLKGRIVGVGGVLFFLQGLCTMISVSWYAFNITQDFFNPFYPGIKYEIGEGLYIGWCSAVLALTGGSCLTCACKLGTSEKQPYEPRGRVYSGVAPSRSQAATSYGQDAYV